The genomic segment AAGGGCCAGGAGAAAGTCCATGCCTTCCACTATAGGCCTTGACAACCCCAGGCCTCGGGGCATAGAGTTGCCAGCGTACCGCAAGGAGGGAGTATGAAGAAGCTCATCCTGGCTTTAAGCCTTCTGGTTCTGGCCGCCTGCCAGCAGCAGGCCACGGTGCAACCCCAGGCCCTTAGGGAAGGGGGCCAGACCTACATCGCCATCCTGGAGCCCACGGCCTCGCCCACGCTTCCCGCCCGTTTCTCCGAACGCCTTGCCGCTTTGGAAAGGGCCCACGGCCTTTCCATCCCCGCCGAAGACCGCCTCGAGGCCCTGGGGGCCGTCATCCTCCGCAACCTCACCCCCGCCCAGGCCCAGCGCCTGGCCCAGGACCCCAGGGTCTACGCCCTGACCCTGGACCAGGAGGTGAAGGCCTACGCCCAAACCATCCCCTGGGGCGTGGATCGCATCGGCGCCCCCACCACCACCGCCAAGGGCGCGGGCGTGTCCGTGTACGTGGTGGACACCGGCATCAAGGTGGGGCATGAGGACCTCACCAACCTGATGGGGGGTATGCGGTGGTGAAGTGCCGGGGTAAGTGCCGCACGGCCTACGACGACGACAACGGCCACGGCACCCATGTGGCGGGCACGGTGGCCGCGGTGAACAACAGCGTGGGCGTCTTGGGCGTAGCCCCCGCCGCCGAGCTTTGGGCGGTGAAGGTCCTCTCCGGCTCGGGCTCGGGCTCCATCAGCGGCATCGTCCAAGGCCTCAACTGGGTCATCGCCCACAACAACGGGGGGAAGCCCAAGGTGATCAACATGAGCCTGGGGGGCCGGGGTCGGGACGACCAGGACGGCCAGTACTGCCCCGCCAACCGCTCCACCGATGCCTTCCACAACGCTATCCAGAAGGCGGTCTGCGACCACAACATCACTGTGGTGGTGGCCGCAGGCAACGACGGGGCCGACGCCGCCAACTACGTTCCCGCCGCCTA from the Thermus tengchongensis genome contains:
- a CDS encoding S8 family serine peptidase, translated to MKCRGKCRTAYDDDNGHGTHVAGTVAAVNNSVGVLGVAPAAELWAVKVLSGSGSGSISGIVQGLNWVIAHNNGGKPKVINMSLGGRGRDDQDGQYCPANRSTDAFHNAIQKAVCDHNITVVVAAGNDGADAANYVPAAYDEVITVSATNSQDDWPSWSNYGPDVDLAAPGVAILSTWNSSTTSYNTISGTSMASPHVAGAAALVLSRYPSYTPAQVKQALLQNAESTATWKNTSGNPHPEPFLNVRGF
- a CDS encoding S8/S53 family peptidase produces the protein MKKLILALSLLVLAACQQQATVQPQALREGGQTYIAILEPTASPTLPARFSERLAALERAHGLSIPAEDRLEALGAVILRNLTPAQAQRLAQDPRVYALTLDQEVKAYAQTIPWGVDRIGAPTTTAKGAGVSVYVVDTGIKVGHEDLTNLMGGMRW